The stretch of DNA TCGGGATTGGATTCCTCCATCCGCGGGCAACCCGAGAAGGCCACCGAGAGAACTCATCCAAAATCAAACGAACCGGCGATATATTCCGTGAACCATATTGTGGAAGAGAGCATTGATCGGACAGTTTTGGAAGAATATGAACGACATTGGAAATTCTAGTGTTTCGAATTCATTGGAGCTTTCGTTAAATCGGATCATCTGTTACATAGCTTTGACTCGACTGCTGACAATCTTTGTATTCTCTCTCCATGGTAAAAAGGGAAACCGGGAGAGAGCAGGAAGGAAAGAAGTGTAAAATGTAATTTAAGTCTATGGTAAAATGAGAGTCATGAACgaatgtatatttttcatgtttaataCCTGTGCCACAAATTCAATTCATTCTCTGGATTATTGTTGGTTCGAGTGGTCGATTTTCTaaagacatttagcatcaaaatTTTGCTTCCAAAAacacgatttcctttactctccccttgggtgatttttcgattttcaaaattgaggGGCGTGCCTTTGGGAcagaagaaaatagaaaatgaagCAGGTAATTTTGACATACAAGTAGAACcctgattatccgcgaaagtgagttccgcagtaattctatagagctacacgaaatttgtcagtgatagGTAGgcacttgctcttttgttttgatcattactttcacattatctgaccagtGGTATACACGACCAAActgatggatagtttaatgatttctgtattgatagaacatagttttcgtactgaaatatctttatttcgtGTTTGGACCttatttttagtaaattatcgcGTTATCCACGATATTCGTTATGCGCGGAGACCTTGCCAAACTAtttcgtggataatcggggttctactgtacacaGATTTGCGCAAAAATCAAAAGGTTTGTTAGGATATTGTTACTTCTTTGACGAATATGCTGTTCTTCCATGTATTGggctgtaaaatgtaaaatggtgGTTCAGTACCAGGTGGGCTTCATTGAGACCGCGATGCTACGGACCAAATCTTGTGGATTTGGCAGTGGTCGCAGAGTAGTCGGAAAGGTCCTTCGTTGAAACCGTGCGAGACCGAGCAGTGGCCGGTTctcagtctggacaggattcgttgttctcgcATCGTTTTTACGTTCTCGAGcccttaaccctttcgttacgagcgtcgtctacagACGACATTCGCGTGACGAGCTGTcatctttagacgacatgaaattcatacatctcttcgatcacaccagcgcgatgtgcatacttttcggcgcagtgctccgtacaggggtaacacttcggcggagcacacagccgtaatgaaagggttaatctGAGGAATTGCCCTCACTCTGCGAACCTGCTGGTCCTTTTAGGCCGTCCGTATACCGTTTACCGGTTCTCCACGAGAACAGTTAGGAACGTTCAGTCGTTCGCcccaaaccaggattgttttaCCACCAGGGAAAGGTTGGAATGCGCCACCGCGGCATTATCGTGTTGCTAAGAGCGCTCAGGTGAGTCTCCCCCCTACCGCTGATTTTCGACAAAGAACAGGCAGTCCTAGTTTCGATAGCCAGTCGATGATAAGGCCGAAAGGGGGTTTCCCTATTTCAGCGCAGACggaggcagctggtgttgatggcaGGAGGCCGGAGACAGTCCGTAGTGCCTTATTATAAATCGGTGCCAGAGTTTTTGGGAGCTTATCTCCGGCCATACACGTCAGCTCGAAGCCATAGATGAGCTGACTGCTGATGATAGCTTTGGCCACCCGTAACCTGAACTTCCTGTTGTTACTCCGGTGCGGttggaaataattttcagaaagtTTAACCGAGTGTCACAGCTCTTCTTAACTTTCTCGAAATTGCGAAGAAAGCTAAGTTTGTGGTCGACCAACACTCCGGatattttgaatgtttgtatgtttggatCATGGAGGTGGGACCTTGATGTCTTTAGCTGCATATGATATGGTCATATTTTCTGCGCTCTTCTGCGCTGAAAGTTTGAATCCTCTCTCGGTCGCCCATCGGTCGATGGCGTTGGTAGCTAccagtaggggaggtgggggtaaaacagacatgttaagaagaacttcaattatatctttggaaactcatgtttcacaaaactttgatgcagtttcttgcaatttaatatactgttttttctacctaattggctaaatattttacaaaaaagtgtttttcaatgttttttactgaaataaaaacagactgaaaagtacaacattttttcgatgcgggtaatacggacaggttTGTAGTATGTGAAGCGTAGAGATTCATCGATCACGAGAGGAAtagttttattcaaccaaggtctgaactcatcacgaatgtgcGTTAAATGattgaaaatcaaattaatctacctagaagtgatatcgtgcttttcagcagtataaacgtacagaccctcaactattttgcttttggttccagtcagcttctaaacagtccacatttgacgacttgatttccatttatagactcagggcattccttaggaatagattaaacagacttttcacagtccatctcactcccactggcaactgtccgttttaccccaccagtacaatcacctcaataatttaaattttccactcgaaaatgaatttactttttcgtacatacctaatatcgcttctctgttaacatACAACCCGAATTTTTTACCATCGGCGAatcgaattttgatattaaaccactcaaaatgcctaATATCGaggcagctaaaattacatccacgcgcggaatcatgtatgattttcggtttttgtttaccttttccacttttgatcagtattcattgccatagggtggtttaaatattaaagaataacatgtagaaggtgttctcattaccagaaatctgaaattcaaaaagtaactatacaaatcaactatctgtccatattacccccactgtccgtattacccgcggttcccctatccTGATGCATGGGATCCTATAGATGTCACCCACTGCCATCAGACTATTCGTGGCGACGAAAAAGAAGGTGACGGCAAGAACAGAATCTTGAGGTACTCCTGTCATCTCGTGGAAAACTCGGGAGCTTATGTGACCGATTTGAACCTCAAAGATTTGGCATGTGGCGATGTTTTTGATGAAGTGAAGTAGTGTCCACTCAACACCCATTCTGCCAGAGTTTTCAGCGCTGACGGGATCCATGTTCTGTTATACGCCTTTTCCAGGTCCAGTACTACAAGCTCCATGTGCTGACGGTTTctgttggcttcggctatcacgtGTCCGAGGGTCGCGAAATAGATGTTGGTGCCCATAACCGGCCGGAAGGCGAACTGTCGATTGTTCAATTTCCTGTTTTCGGACAGAAAAGTGGACAGATTTCCGTTcgccattctttccaggatcttggaagaacaggaggttaaggaaattggacGGTAGCCTTTGACGTTGTTGCTGCTCTGGCTGTGTCTCCAACTCTAGGGAATTCCGTGTGTACTCTACATGTCTTTAATGATGCTGAGAAGGACGGATTGTCGAAGCAGGGACAGTTGTTTCAACATCTCATAGCCAATATCGTCAGGGCCGGTAGATTCACTTGTCGCAGATTCTACAAAAAAGTCGGGAATACAACGTGACCACATTACAGATTTTCATTGACTTTAAGGCATCATACGAACCGGGTGGGCATCAACACGAGTGGCACAATTTTCACACGATGGGCCCAACTGCAAGGTTTCGCTGACGACTTTGACATCATACCACGGAACTTTGCGACGATGGAGGACACTTACATCAGACTGAAGGCAAAAGCCGGGCGTATCGGACTGCAAATTAGTGCGTCTAAAATAAGATACATTAGGGCGAGAGGGTCCAAGAAGAGTAATGTCAACCTCTCACCACGGGCAGTCGTGAATGGCGACGAGCTTGAGGTAGTAGACGAGTTCGTGTATTTGGGATTGCTGGTAACCGCCGACAACAATACCACgcattcaaggtgaaaaattttcactccggaagCCCTGAGATAAGGTGCGCCTCCGAACGAATTTAAAGCTGCACAAAACACTGATAAGACAGGTGGTTCTCTGTGGGTTTGAAACGACCACATTGCTCGCTGAGAACCTTAACGCACTTGGAGTCTTTGTGCGAAAAGTGTTGTGGACTATCTACGGTGGTGTACAAGCCTAAGATGGAGAGTGGGAGACACCCATGAACCATGAGTTACACGCTCTGCTTGGCGAGACCCGTGATGCATATCTGGTAAAAATCAGAACAGAAGACTGCGGTGGGCCGGACACATCGCAAGTATGTCGGACGACAATCCGGTCAAAAAGCTTCTTCTTAGCAACCTCTCCGGTGCCAGAAACAGGGGAGCACTGCGCAcacgagcagtgttgccacacgtacagatttatctggaatggtacagatcttttcgttatttttggtacagagtacatattttcgtcaaaaagtacagcttggtacagattttttcgacgTGTGAAAttgcttacatttgaacaaagcaacattaaggtacatgacgacttttacgctgcAGTATCGCTTGCTGCTGCTGATCATAagagcatttacaatgcaataattgatcagtttcataaggacggatttccttacaaggatcgtctgaaaggattcgcatCAGACGGTGCGACCGTGATGATGGGGGTTTCGAATTCCATAATGCGCTTGATAAAAATCGATCGCCCAGATCTAATAGTCGTCAAATGCGCATATCATTCGCTGGCTTTGTGTGCTAGTTATGCATGTGAGAAAATCTCTGACTATATTGAGCATTTATTTAGGAACATAAATACTTATATATCAAATAGCCCCAAAAAGACTAATTCGAGGTAATACAGGAAATTTTGGAATTAAGTCGCCTCAAATCCTACACCCTTCGACTACCCGTTGGCTTTCATTAACGGCGGCGGTGAGGAGATGCATGTCACAATTTTCagagttaattttgtttttcaccatTTAGTATGAATGtgacaaaaatcagaaaatgtTTGCAGAATATTGACCACTCTCAAATATTTAATGACATTTGCTTTTGCTGTTGCTTTTTTTTAGTATGTTTTGGCCCAGATCAACAGATGAAATCGTTTATTCCAGGCTAAACGCTCTGAATTCACAATGCTTTGAAGATCATTCGAAAAGCGGCAAATATTTTTAGGTTGGGAAACTATCAAAACAATGGACAGCAAAAGCCAGATCATTtttaaggatatttgtcgcagtttttttcgtggagctgaccAAGCAGATGAGAAAAAGATTGGATTTTGATGATCCAGGGTTCTGAgatgggaatatacaagatctggagaatgaaCTTCGTACCCAAAGGTAAAATTATTCCGTAAGGAAACCACCGTTCCAGAAAACGAACATGTGCAGGATTAGTGAACATAAATGGATgcctaaaaaaaatgaaaatttctttcATGCtcataaaatagatttttttctacaacgaacattttcgatggtacagatttttggtacataTTTTTGGAAGACatagtacagatgagaaagattttttaccCCTTTGGCATAAATTAAAATGTGGACACGCTGCACACGGTGGCTCGACCAGATCGAAAGTGACTTGGTGGATGATGACCAAGTTGTAttaaagaaaggtttttttattataagaaaattcaattATCTATATTTTCCAAGAAATCTTGATACTTCTTCATTCGGTTACATTCTTGTGGGTGTAACTTCCAATGCTTTTCAAGTAGATGGAATTTTGGTAAATGTTAAAGGATCGATTAGTGTTATGTATTCTTGCGAAAActgaattttattaaaatttctattattataAAACTACTTTTTTCATGGTTTACTACATGGGCTAAAAAGTCCCAGGATTTTTAACGATAACaatcgtttttgacgtaggagtacgtcttttatttctatactggggtgtaagttcaaaatttcgaaaacgaaagcgttacgtcgcACAAATGATACCTTTACGCATTGGCAATATGGTACCCAATCAtaaacatccgaggtgcgattattgctagttgaaaaaaacccaaatgattactaagccagtccaggcagtcctacgtcaaccttgcggttatatcataggtataacctatCCCtagttttttgggcaaagctgtatttattcctcaacatagtttccttcaagagcaatacacttggtatagcgagtttccaacatttcgattccttttctgtagtacgaaacgtccaagtcttcgaaatatgcatcAGTGctactctgcagactgcctattggacccAGGAGTGTtataatggatccacgtttcatccattgtcacaaaacgccGAAAGAAGTCTACTCGATtacgctgtttttggtcgacggtcagcaaacgcggaaaccatcgcgcggatagctttttcatgtccaaaatgtcgtgaaAATGTATTCCACTCGTTCTTTtcaaatgcctacggcctcaacTTACTCGCGTACCTTCAATGTTGTTGCTCTCGagggagcagaagtggaataacatttcgtcaaccaatGCGTtcattgttcaggagtttttcccatcatTTCCCATTGATTGTTCAAGAGTTTTTCCCATTTCGGGAGGTTCATCTGTTGAAATATCCCAAGACATTGCCAAGACAGCCCATGTAGTAGTTGATCAGTTCTCGAAACGACACATAGGATCCGAGACGTTCGAAACGCCTTAGTAGGCAGCTTATGAATACGGAGAGTTTATTGGAGTTGCTTCAACAACTTCGCTTTGAAACGACGTGTAGAATCTCGCCTATAATACTTTGTTCTGCACCGTTTTGTCATTGGCATTGCAATAACAATTTAGCAGTTTAGCTCTTGAAATGTTTTCTCTTCCAAGAAATAGACAATAGTTTCTACATTTGGTCGTGCATGAAGAAAGCCATAAATGAAGATTTGTGACAAGATGGTGTCTTCAGAGAGTAGAGCATAAAAAGATAAACATTAAATTTTGACatgttttgatacatcaaacgaacgaaaaaagaaaaaaaaacaaatcgatcGGTGAGATAACGTGAATGCGATAGATGAGAGATTGATGATCAATGGGAGGTGCGCTTGTGCCGATTATTGGGTAAACAATGTTAAGGCCGTGAGGATTCGAGGGACACTATTTATATATATTGGGGATGTGAGCGTGTGTTAAAGAAATAGAACATATTTTCCCAATATAGACAAACAATAACAAAACAGAAACGAAAAGAACTTTAGAAGACTTTATATGAACACAGTAAACAATCGTTGCAACATACCTCTCGCCGTCTTCTCCTGTTTTTTCGCCGTCGTCGGCGCCGGCTGCCGCAACGGCCGCAGCGGTAACTCCGGCCACGGCCGACAACAAGTTCGATTCCGTCAAATGATCACTGGCAGCAGTGGCAGCTGCGGCGGCTGCTGCTGCAGCAATCGAAGCGTGTTGGCTGCTGATAGCGCTGTTACTGTTTGTGGCAGATGCTGTGACCGAAGTGGTCGATATGGAAGGAGAACTGACCGCAGTGGGTACGGTGGCCGGCATCGGGCCTGCGTTGGCCATCGACGAGGATACTGATGTATTGTTATCGGTGTTGATAACAGCAGTGGCCGTTACTGGGGAGGAAGTGGTCGAAGAGGAAGTAGTTGCCAAGGGTTCACTAGGCCCGATCGGTACAGAACCGGCTGTATctggttgctgctgctgttgctgagtAGGAGCGCTCGCAACTGCTGTCGATGTAGCGACTGATGGAACAGTACCAGCGGCAATCATGGAAGAGTTGGGCGAAAGAATCGTCACATCCGAAGCAATCGGCTCACCAATACTAGCCACTACGGGAGAGTTTGTTTGAGAAGGCTGCTGTTGGAATTGTTGAGGAGAAGGGAAGCTAGTTTGCTGTGGTTGCTGGTGCTGGGAATTGTTGATGACGATGTTCATTTCTTGTGATGTACCCACGGCTGATCCAACCGGTGGAAGAATGTTAGATGGAACGGAAGCGGAGCTGTTAGTTTGCTGCGACTGAACCTGAATATTGGTTGGCAGAGTGACACCATGTTGATGGTGTTGTTGCAACTGTTGTGGTGCAATTTCCGCTATATTGGACATGGTGTGAGGATAGTACTGAGATTGTCCTTGTGCCTGGCCAGCGGCAGCCGATGGCGGCTGACCGCCTACCGCAGCTGCGAGTGCATTTTGCAGTTGTGATTGTGGTAGACTGTGAGCCACTGCTGAAGTTTGAGCATGACTAGTTTGCTGAGATTGTGATACTGTTCCACCACCGACTCTTCCGATTACCGGTTGAGCCAGGTTTAAACTTTGACCAGGAGATTCATTGTTAAGCAGACCTATTATAGGATTAGTCGGAACACTGGCAGCTAAATGAGTATGATAGTCAGAATTATCACCATCCGAAGTGGTTGTGTTAGGGGCTGTTGCGGCCGTATAGTTGTCATTCAGCACTACGCCACTATCCTGGGTGCGAATGACGTTCGATTCCGCGATAGTCGACGTCACTGTTGTCTCATTCTCCGTTCCCACAGGTCCGACAGCACCCTCTTTTGGAGACGCTTGAAGCGTGGTGTGGTCCAAATAGTCCATACAAACCCATCGACCACGTTTGAATGGTTCAGTACTTTCAATCTTCACCACTTTGAAACGCTCATTTCTATGATGCAACTCCTTGCCGTCCTCCTTGGCATGTCCCATTATGTTTATGCCGCCATCTGTGACACTGACATGCATCGCATCTGCGAGAGCTTCGGCACCGTGAGCACGGTCTGATGGTGCCACGATTGCAAGCCCATACTGAGAGCTAGTCGGAATGACGGGAACGCTACCGATTGCGTTTGTAGCGAAAAATACATCCTCTTTGCTGAATGTGTCCTCCGAAAACGAAGGAGTTTCGTTCTCGAAATCTGTTATTCGGCTGTTATCGTCCGTGTGAGACTCGTCTAGATCATCGGCTGAATCGTCCCCATTGTCGGCGCTGGTCCGAGCGCCCACTGTAACTGATGTGATCATGAATGAGGACGTTTTCCCGGCGGCAGCCGCAGCGGCGGCCGCGGCAGCTGCTGCAGCACCTCCCCCAACACCACCCTTTCTCGAGATACTGTTTATGGAAGCCGAAGAATTCATCAATGACGACGGT from Toxorhynchites rutilus septentrionalis strain SRP chromosome 3, ASM2978413v1, whole genome shotgun sequence encodes:
- the LOC129779979 gene encoding protein bunched, class 2/F/G isoform isoform X1 gives rise to the protein MAENSISNSLPPSQHQKTAGGGGGGGGSVLHHNKSLDMTSGTTAGSVSGKGAGGKHANVIHRTTSESLRLGGGGGGGPGSAGGGGGGGGGSGAENSISSAIPPSSLMNSSASINSISRKGGVGGGAAAAAAAAAAAAAGKTSSFMITSVTVGARTSADNGDDSADDLDESHTDDNSRITDFENETPSFSEDTFSKEDVFFATNAIGSVPVIPTSSQYGLAIVAPSDRAHGAEALADAMHVSVTDGGINIMGHAKEDGKELHHRNERFKVVKIESTEPFKRGRWVCMDYLDHTTLQASPKEGAVGPVGTENETTVTSTIAESNVIRTQDSGVVLNDNYTAATAPNTTTSDGDNSDYHTHLAASVPTNPIIGLLNNESPGQSLNLAQPVIGRVGGGTVSQSQQTSHAQTSAVAHSLPQSQLQNALAAAVGGQPPSAAAGQAQGQSQYYPHTMSNIAEIAPQQLQQHHQHGVTLPTNIQVQSQQTNSSASVPSNILPPVGSAVGTSQEMNIVINNSQHQQPQQTSFPSPQQFQQQPSQTNSPVVASIGEPIASDVTILSPNSSMIAAGTVPSVATSTAVASAPTQQQQQQPDTAGSVPIGPSEPLATTSSSTTSSPVTATAVINTDNNTSVSSSMANAGPMPATVPTAVSSPSISTTSVTASATNSNSAISSQHASIAAAAAAAAATAASDHLTESNLLSAVAGVTAAAVAAAGADDGEKTGEDGESFGRVQMAASDSFGADVSSAENSNEHHPGARVHLPAASTQSLQQDLQLNIPLDRTRVPSSSASSISLKENIYTDIALGKSIQNLMRPSTIGGSNRLAMNSVSAGGEQHHGEMLCKAACNFLTSNNHSVATCTVQYPHRCVQNLIKEELGSVSSPSSRGPGTGPLSNADSLVNIHIESELQQHATMAATGGGGCQSHPSSGRSSPAQQMFHHGSPPKHLSAIGHSMSIPGSTRASRAPSPSFLHAAAGEHSSASGTSAVAIDNKIEQAMDLVKSHLMFAVREEVEVLKEKISELMDRINQLEYENNILKANASQETLSQLTPSAGGGGGGGNNTSATAVAAAASAPTLAAKVPPPSANPNSNGSVS
- the LOC129779979 gene encoding protein bunched, class 2/F/G isoform isoform X2; translation: MAENSISNSLPPSQHQKTAGGGGGGGGSVLHHNKSLDMTSGTTAGSVSGKGAGGKHANVIHRTTSESLRLGGGGGGGPGSAGGGGGGGGGSGAENSISSAIPPSSLMNSSASINSISRKGGVGGGAAAAAAAAAAAAAGKTSSFMITSVTVGARTSADNGDDSADDLDESHTDDNSRITDFENETPSFSEDTFSKEDVFFATNAIGSVPVIPTSSQYGLAIVAPSDRAHGAEALADAMHVSVTDGGINIMGHAKEDGKELHHRNERFKVVKIESTEPFKRGRWVCMDYLDHTTLQASPKEGAVGPVGTENETTVTSTIAESNVIRTQDSGVVLNDNYTAATAPNTTTSDGDNSDYHTHLAASVPTNPIIGLLNNESPGQSLNLAQPVIGRVGGGTVSQSQQTSHAQTSAVAHSLPQSQLQNALAAAVGGQPPSAAAGQAQGQSQYYPHTMSNIAEIAPQQLQQHHQHGVTLPTNIQVQSQQTNSSASVPSNILPPVGSAVGTSQEMNIVINNSQHQQPQQTSFPSPQQFQQQPSQTNSPVVASIGEPIASDVTILSPNSSMIAAGTVPSVATSTAVASAPTQQQQQQPDTAGSVPIGPSEPLATTSSSTTSSPVTATAVINTDNNTSVSSSMANAGPMPATVPTAVSSPSISTTSVTASATNSNSAISSQHASIAAAAAAAAATAASDHLTESNLLSAVAGVTAAAVAAAGADDGEKTGEDGESASGTSAVAIDNKIEQAMDLVKSHLMFAVREEVEVLKEKISELMDRINQLEYENNILKANASQETLSQLTPSAGGGGGGGNNTSATAVAAAASAPTLAAKVPPPSANPNSNGSVS